From the Cervus elaphus chromosome 20, mCerEla1.1, whole genome shotgun sequence genome, one window contains:
- the LOC122677877 gene encoding guanylate-binding protein 6-like, which yields MASGPNMMDPICLVENDNEILSVNQKALQILEKISQPVVVVAIVGLYRTGKSYLMNRLAGQNSGFPLGSTVQSETKGIWMWCVPHPSKPNHTLVLLDTEGLGDVEKGDPKNDSWIFALAVLLCSTFVYNSTSTINHQALEQLYYVTELTELIQAKSSPRPDGVEDSTEFVSFFPDFIWAVRDFTLELKLNGHPITEDQYLENALKLIPGRNPKARTSNLPRECIRHFFPTRKCFVFDWPTNKKELLYNIENVSEDQLDPKFLRQTKNFCSYIFTNAKVKTLKEGITVTGNRLRTLVVTYVDTINTGAVPCLENAVTTLAQLENSAAVRKAADHYSEQMTQRLSLPTDKLQELLELHTACEKEAIAIFMESSFKDNDQEFQTSLVEVIKNKKEGFILQNEEASIKYCQAKLDELSKALMESISAGAFSVPGGHKLYRKALERLQQDYRQVPRKGVKENEVLQSFLQSQVAVEKSILQADKALTDGEKAVAEERARNETAEKERELLRQKLQEQQQEMEAQQRSLQENIAQLTEKLARERENILREQTMMLEHKLKAQEALLKEGFRQKSESMSAEINHLRNMIDNTNDGNTSWVALALDKFGKEIASVLCAPGKLLGQIVSGVSSLFKK from the exons atggcatctggacccaacATGATGGACCCCATTTGTCTGGTGGAAAATGACAATGAGATTCTGTCAGTGAACCAGAAAGCTCTACAGATTCTTGAGAAGATTTCTCAGCCAGTGGTGGTGGTGGCCATTGTAGGACTGTATCGTACAGGCAAATCCTACTTGATGAACCGTCTTGCAGGACAGAACAGTG GTTTCCCTCTGGGCTCCACAGTGCAGTCTGAAACCAAGGGCATCTGGATGTGGTGTGTGCCCCACCCCTCCAAGCCAAACCATACCCTGGTCCTTCTGGACACCGAGGGCTTGGGGGATGTGGAAAAG GGTGACCCTAAGAATGACTCGTGGATCTTTGCCCTGGCTGTGCTTCTGTGTAGCACCTTTGTCTACAATAGCACGAGCACCATCAACCACCAGGCCCTGGAACAGCTGTA CTATGTGACAGAGCTCACAGAACTTATCCAGGCCAAGTCCTCTCCAAGACCTGATGGAGTAGAAGATTCCACAGAGTTTGTGAGTTTCTTTCCAGACTTTATCTGGGCTGTTCGGGATTTCACCCTGGAGCTGAAGTTAAACGGTCACCCTATCACAGAAGATCAGTACCTGGAGAATGCCTTGAAGCTGATTCCAG GCAGGAATCCCAAAGCCAGAACATCCAATCTACCCAGAGAGTGTATCAGGCATTTCTTTCCAACACGGAAGTGTTTTGTGTTTGACTGGCCAACAAATAAGAAAGAACTCCTATACAATATTGAGAATGTGTCTGAAGACCAACTGGATCCTAAATTCCTAAGACAAACAAAGAATTTCTGTTCTTACATCTTCACCAATGCAAAAGTCAAGACCCTCAAAGAGGGGATCACGGTCACTGGGAATC GACTGAGGACTCTGGTTGTGACCTATGTGGATACCATCAATACCGGAGCTGTACCTTGTTTGGAGAACGCAGTGACAACTCTGGCCCAGCTGGAGAACTCAGCAGCTGTGCGGAAGGCAGCTGACCACTACAGTGAGCAAATGACCCAGCGACTGAGTCTCCCCACAGACAAGCTCCAGGAACTGCTGGAGTTGCACACAGCCTGTGAGAAGGAAGCCATTGCCATCTTCATGGAGAGCTCCTTCAAGGACAATGATCAGGAATTCCAGACGAGTCTTGTG GAAGTCATAAAGAATAAGAAGGAGGGTTTCATACTGCAGAATGAAGAGGCATCTATCAAATACTGCCAGGCTAAACTTGATGAGCTTTCCAAGGCCCTAATGGAAAGTATATCAGCAGGTGCTTTCTCTGTTCCTGGAGGGCACAAACTCTACAGGAAAGCATTGGAAAGATTACAACAGGACTATCGCCAAGTGCCCAGGAAAGGAGTGAAG GAAAATGAGGTCCTCCAGAGCTTTCTGCAGTCACAAGTGGCAGTCGAGAAATCCATCCTGCAGGCAGATAAAGCCCTCACTGATGGGGAGAAGGCTGTAGCAG AGGAGCGGGCCAGGAATGAGACAGCTGAGAAGGAACGGGAGCTGCTAAGACAGAAACTGcaagagcagcagcaggagatgGAGGCGCAACAGAGGAGTCTCCAGGAAAACATAGCCCAGCTGACAGAGAAGCTGGCGAGGGAAAGAGAAAACATACTGAGAGAGCAGACTATGATGTTGGAGCATAAGCTGAAG gcccaGGAAGCTCTACTTAAAGAAGGATTTAGACAGAAATCTGAGAGTATGAGTGCAGAGATAAATCATTTGAGAAATATGATTGATAATACTAATGATGGTAATACTTCCTGGGTTGCACTAGCCTTGGACAAATTTGGCAAAGAGATTGCTTCAGTATTGTGTGCTCCAGGCAAACTTCTTGGTCAGATTGTGAGTGGCGTGAGCTCCCTATTTAAAAAGTAG